The Streptomyces sp. HUAS CB01 genome has a segment encoding these proteins:
- a CDS encoding SRPBCC family protein: MSRVRESVEVDVPVSTAYNQWTQFEEFPNFMEGVEEVRQLDDRHNHWTTRIGGVHREFDTEIVDQLPDERITWRTTGGDTRQKGTVSFQRLDDAHTRVELVMDVEPTGAAEKTAAMTGLIDRRVKDDMRRFKDYIEGRGDESGAWRGRIRPTT; this comes from the coding sequence ATGAGCAGGGTGAGGGAATCCGTCGAGGTCGACGTCCCCGTCAGCACCGCGTACAACCAGTGGACGCAGTTCGAGGAGTTCCCGAACTTCATGGAGGGCGTCGAGGAGGTCAGGCAGCTGGACGACCGCCACAACCACTGGACCACCAGGATCGGCGGCGTCCACCGGGAGTTCGACACCGAGATCGTCGACCAGCTTCCCGACGAGCGCATCACCTGGCGCACCACCGGTGGCGACACGAGGCAGAAGGGGACGGTCAGCTTCCAGCGTCTGGACGACGCGCACACGCGTGTCGAGTTGGTGATGGACGTCGAACCGACCGGAGCCGCCGAGAAGACCGCGGCCATGACCGGCCTGATCGACCGGCGGGTGAAGGACGACATGCGTCGGTTCAAGGACTACATCGAGGGCCGGGGCGACGAGTCCGGGGCCTGGCGGGGACGCATCCGGCCCACGACCTGA
- a CDS encoding VOC family protein, giving the protein MAVPKTAVLALDCAEPEALAEFYAALLGAEVRRTSDPDLIEVAGQDGSVLGFRRDHGLAPPSWPRPEDAQQAHLLILVSPGDLDEAEREAVSLGATPMDVTGRGTPREARLMSDPAGHSFLLRARK; this is encoded by the coding sequence ATGGCGGTTCCCAAGACGGCGGTGCTCGCCCTCGACTGCGCCGAGCCGGAGGCGCTCGCGGAGTTCTACGCCGCGCTGCTCGGCGCCGAGGTGCGGAGGACGTCCGACCCCGATCTCATCGAGGTCGCCGGCCAGGACGGTTCGGTGCTGGGCTTCCGGCGCGACCACGGCCTGGCGCCCCCGAGCTGGCCCCGCCCCGAGGACGCCCAGCAGGCCCATCTGCTGATCCTGGTGTCTCCGGGGGACCTGGACGAGGCGGAGCGTGAGGCCGTGAGCCTCGGGGCCACCCCGATGGACGTGACGGGCCGGGGAACCCCTCGCGAGGCCCGGCTGATGTCCGACCCCGCCGGCCACTCCTTCCTGCTGCGGGCTCGCAAGTAG
- a CDS encoding DUF6480 family protein, with the protein MTVNSPDPDPRAAAAPDPDGALPPGGHPSGPGAFPATASDASSGTEPRERRPTRPAHPAGPTRPTRPRGWARGPLVAVCALVLLVAAFFVAYALVLML; encoded by the coding sequence ATGACGGTGAACAGCCCCGACCCCGATCCGCGTGCCGCGGCCGCACCCGATCCGGATGGCGCGCTGCCGCCGGGCGGGCACCCGTCCGGCCCGGGCGCGTTCCCGGCAACGGCCTCGGACGCGTCCTCGGGCACGGAACCGCGCGAACGCCGTCCGACCCGCCCGGCTCACCCGGCCGGCCCGACTCGCCCGACCCGGCCGCGCGGCTGGGCCAGGGGCCCGCTCGTGGCCGTCTGCGCGCTCGTCCTGCTGGTCGCCGCGTTCTTCGTGGCGTACGCACTCGTCCTGATGCTCTGA
- a CDS encoding metallophosphoesterase family protein, producing the protein MIRIAAVGDIHLGEDGRGRLRPAFDTLQDCADVFLLAGDLTRHGTVAEAEVVAAEVAGLSVPVVGVLGNHDYHSDREAEITAVLGDAGVTVLEGDSTVLDIDGTKVGVAGTKGFCGGYAGRSAGEFGEPLMKEFVRYTRRCATDLRRSLEHLAAEGTDVRIALTHFSPVPDTLAGEPPEIYPFLGSYLLAEAVDEGGADLAVHGHAHLGVEHGMTEGGVRVRNVAQPVIGRAFAVYDLQVP; encoded by the coding sequence GTGATCCGGATCGCGGCCGTCGGCGACATCCATCTCGGCGAGGACGGCCGGGGCCGGCTGCGCCCCGCCTTCGACACCCTCCAGGACTGCGCGGACGTCTTCCTGCTCGCCGGGGACCTCACCCGGCACGGCACCGTGGCCGAGGCCGAGGTCGTCGCCGCCGAGGTGGCCGGGCTGTCCGTGCCGGTCGTGGGCGTCCTCGGCAACCACGACTACCACAGCGACCGCGAGGCGGAGATCACGGCCGTGCTCGGCGACGCCGGGGTCACCGTCCTGGAGGGCGACTCCACCGTCCTCGACATCGACGGCACGAAGGTCGGCGTCGCGGGGACGAAGGGCTTCTGCGGCGGCTACGCGGGCCGCAGCGCCGGGGAGTTCGGCGAACCGCTGATGAAGGAATTCGTCCGTTACACCCGGCGCTGCGCCACGGACCTGCGCCGGTCGCTGGAGCACCTGGCAGCGGAGGGCACCGACGTCCGCATCGCGCTGACGCACTTCTCGCCCGTTCCCGACACCCTCGCCGGGGAGCCGCCGGAGATCTATCCGTTCCTCGGCAGCTATCTGCTGGCCGAGGCGGTCGACGAGGGCGGCGCGGACCTGGCCGTGCACGGTCATGCCCACCTCGGCGTCGAACACGGGATGACGGAGGGCGGGGTGCGCGTGCGCAATGTGGCGCAGCCGGTGATCGGGCGCGCCTTCGCCGTCTACGACCTGCAGGTGCCGTGA